The genomic stretch CATGCCCAGCAAAGGCGCCACGCTGTTGATCAGCGGCCCCTGCACGCGGTCGGTGTCCAGCAGCGTGGCGCTCAACACCGCCGTGGCCATGCCCGTGGCGAAGCCTTGCAAGACCCGCGCACCGATCAGCCAGGCCACGCTGTCGGCGTAGATGAACGCCAGCATCGCCAGGGCGTTGAGCACCGCGGCGGCGAAGATCACCGGCTTGCGCCCCAGGTGGTCCGACAGCGAGCCGACGGTCAGCAGCGCCGCCAGCAGGCTCAAGGCATACACGCCGAAGATCAGGGTCAGCACCGCCGCCGAGAAATGCAGGTGATCCTGGTACAGGTGGTACAGCGGCGTCGGCGCCGTGGAGGCGGCGAGAAAACTGAGCAGGGTGATCGCCAGAAACCACAGGCTGGAACGGTTCGAAACAGGGCTGGTCATGGGCACGCTCCTTAAAAGCTAATTTTTTGCTTTTGCGGAGTGTGCGCTTGGCTTTCGCTTAAAGCAAATTCTTTGTGTTAAGGTCGGCCCCATGCCTATCAAAGAAAGCAGCCGCCCCGGCGGCCGAAGCGCCCGGGTGCAGGAATCGATCCACTGCGCCGTGCGCGCGCTCCTCCAGGAACAGGAGCGCTCCACCGTGACCGTCCCGCAGATCGCCGCGCGGGCCGGGGTCACGCCCTCCACCATCTACCGGCGTTGGGGCGACCTGTCGGCCCTGCTGGCCGACGTCGCCCTCGCCCGCCTGCGCCCCGAAAGCGATCCGCTGGACACCGGCAGCCTGCGCGGCGACATCCGCGCGTGGGCCGAGCAGTATCTGGACGAAATGAGCTCCGAGCCTGGGCGCAACGTCATGCGCGACGTGCAGGCCAGCGCCACGCCGGGGTTCTGCATCGCGATCATCGCCGACCAGTTGCAGACCATCGTCGACCGCTACCCGGACGACTCGCCGCCCTCGGTGGATCACCTGATCAACCTGGTGGTGTCGCCGACGGTGTTCCGCATCCTGTTCGCGGCCCAGCCGCTGGAAGTGGAAGCACTGCACCGGCTGATCGACATCGCGCTGCGCCGGGACTGACACCGAAGATCCCTGTAGGAGCCAGCCTGCTGGCGATGACGGCCTGCCTGACACACCGATGCCGGATGGGCCGCCGCCATCGCGAGCAGGCTCGCTCCCACATTGAAATGCGGCGCACGTGTCGACGCGCTCACCACAGAACCGCCCGGTTCCCCGCCTGCGACACCCCGCCGCGCCACGACCTTGGTCGACACTGACTAACCGCGGCACTCGTGCCAGACTGTCTGACCGGGCACAGGTCCGGGCGTGTTCTGTCGGGAGTGCTCATGTCGTTGTCCACCGGGCTGATTGCCATCGTCGCCCTGGCCTATATGGCCATCATGTTCGCCATCGCGTTCTACGGCGACCGCCGCAGCGCGCCGCTGCCGCCGCGGATGCGGGCCTGGGTGTACAGCCTGTCGCTGGCGGTCTACTGCACCAGCTGGACGTTCTTCGGCGCGGTCGGCCAGGCCGCCGAACAGCTGTGGTCATTCCTGCCGATCTACCTGGGGCCGATCCTGCTGTTGCTGGGCGCCCCGTGGGTGCTGCAAAAAATGGTGATGATCAGCAAGCAGGAGAACATCACCTCCATCGCCGACTTCATCGCCGCCCGCTACGGCAAATCCCAATCCCTGGCGGTGGTCGTTGCGCTGATCTGCCTGGTCGGCGTCCTCCCCTACATCGCCCTGCAACTCAAAGGCATCGTGCTGGGCGTCAACCTGCTGATCGGCGCCGGCGCCGACGCCATGGGCACCCGCGCCCAGGACACCGCGCTGATCGTGTCCCTGGTGCTGGCGCTGTTCACCATCGTGTTCGGCACGCGCAACCTCGACGCCACCGAGCACCACCGTGGCATGGTGCTGGCGATCGCATTCGAATCGCTGGTCAAGCTGTTCGCGTTCCTGGCGGTGGGCGCGTTCGTCACGTTCGGCCTGTACGACGGCTTCGACGACCTGTTCAATCAGGCCATGCTCGCCCCGCGCCTGGAGGAATACTGGAAGGAAACCATCAACTGGCCGTCGATGGTGGTGCAGACCGGCGTGGCGATGATGGCGATCATCTGCCTGCCCCGGCAATTCCACGTCACGGTGGTGGAGAACATCGACCCGCAGGACCTGCGCCTGGCCAAATGGGTGTTCCCGGCCTACCTCGCCCTGGCGGCGCTGTTTGTGGTGCCGATCGCCTTGGCCGGTCAGATGATGCTGCCGAACTCGGTCATTCCCGACTCGTTCGTCATCAGCCTGCCGTTGGCCGAGGCGCACCCGGCGCTGGCGCTGCTGGCGTTCATCGGCGGCGCCTCGGCGGCCACCGGCATGGTGATCGTCGCCAGCGTCGCGCTGTCCACCATGGTCTCCAACGACATGCTGCTGCCCTGGCTGCTGCGCCGCAACAATGCCGAGCGGCCGTTCGAAGTGTTCCGCCAGTGGATGCTGTCGGTGCGGCGGGTCAGCATCGTGGCGATCCTGCTGCTGGCCTACGTCAGCTACCGCTTGCTTGGCTCCACGGCAAGCCTGGCCACCATCGGTCAGATCGCCTTCGCCGCCGTCACCCAACTGGCCCCGGCCATGCTCGGCGCGCTGTACTGGAAGCAGGCCAACCGCCGCGGCGTGTTCGCCGGCCTCGCGGCCGGCACGTTCCTGTGGTTCTACACCTTGATCCTGCCCATCGCCGCCCGCAGCCTCGGCTGGTCGCTGGACAGCTTTCCGGGCCTGGCGTGGCTGGCCAGCAACCCGCTGAACCTGCCGATCACCCCGCTCACCCAGGGTGTGGTGCTGTCGCTGGCGGGCAACTTCACCCTGTTCGCCTGGGTCTCGGTGCTGTCGCGCACGCGGGTCTCGGAGCATTGGCAGGCCGGACGCTTCATCGGCCAGGAAATCAGCGCCCGGCAGAGCGCCCGTTCGATGCTGGCGGTGCAGATCGACGACCTCTTGAAACTGGCGGCGCGGTTCGTCGGCGAAGAGCGGGCGCGGCAGAGCTTCATCCGCTTCGCCTATCGCCAGGGCAAGGGCTTCAACCCGAACCAGAACGCCGACGGCGAATGGATCGCCCACACCGAACGCCTGCTGGCCGGTGTGCTGGGAGCCTCGTCCACCCGAGCGGTGGTGAAAGCGGCCATCGAGGGCCGGGAGATGCAACTGGAGGACGTCGTGCGCATCGCCGACGAAGCTTCGGAGGTGCTGCAATTCAACCGTGCCCTGCTGCAAGGCGCCATCGAGAACATCACCCAGGGCATCAGCGTGGTGGACCAGTCCCTGAAACTGGTGGCCTGGAACCGCCGCTACCTTGAGCTGTTCAACTACCCGGACGGGCTGATCAGCGTCGGTCGGCCGATCGCCGACATCATCCGCTACAACGCCGAACGCGGCCTGTGCGGCCCGGGCGAGGCGGAAGTCCACGTCGCCCGGCGCCTGCACTGGATGCGCCAGGGCCGCGCCCACACTTCCGAGCGCCTGTTCCCCAACGGCCGGGTGATCGAACTGATCGGCAACCCGATGCCGGGCGGCGGGTTCGTGATGAGCTTCACCGACATCACCGCGTTCCGCGAAGCCGAACAGTCCCTGACCAAATCCAACGAATGGCTGGAGCAACGGGTCAGCGAGCGCACCCAGGAGCTGTCGCAGCTCAACGTGGCGCTGACCGAAGCCAAGGGCAACGCCGAGGCGGCCAACCAATCGAAAACCCGCTTCCTGGCCGCCGTCAGCCACGACCTGATGCAGCCGTTGAACGCCGCCCGGCTGTTCTCCGCCGCCCTCTCCCACCAGGACGACGGCCTGAGCCCGGAGGCGCAGAAACTGGTGCAGCATCTGGACAGCTCCCTGCGTTCGGCCGAGGACCTGATCAGCGACCTGCTGGACATTTCCCGTCTGGAGAACGGCAAGATCAATCCGGACCGCAAGCCGTTTGCGGTCAACGAACTGTTCGACACCCTCGGCGCCGAGTTCAAGGCGCTGGCCCAGGAACAGGGCCTGAATTTCCGCGTGCGCGGCAGCCGCCTGCGCATCGACAGCGACAGCAAGCTGCTGCGGCGGATCCTGCAGAATTTCCTCACCAACGCGTTCCGCTACGCCAAGGGCCCGGTGCTGCTGGGTGTGCGCCGGCGGGCGGGCGAAGTGTGCCTGGAGGTGTGGGACCGCGGGCCGGGCATTCCGCTGGACAAGCAGCAGGTGATCTTCGAGGAGTTCAAGCGCCTCGACAGCCACCAGACCCGCGCCGAAAAAGGCCTGGGCCTGGGGCTGGCGATCGCCGACGGCCTGTGCCGGGTGCTCGGCCACACGCTGCGCGTGCGCTCCTGGCCCGGGCGCGGCAGCGTGTTCAGCGTCAGCGTGCCGATGGCCCGCACGCAAGCGGCGCAACCGGGCACCTTGCCTGAGCTCAACGGCAAGCCGCTCGGCGGCGCGCAGGTGCTGTGCATCGACAACGAGGACAGCATCCTGATCGGCATGAACAGCCTGCTGACCCGTTGGGGCTGCCAGGTGTGGACCGCACGCAACCGCGACGAATGCGCGGCGCTGCTGAGCGAGGGCATCCGCCCGCAACTGGCGCTGGTGGATTACCACCTGGACCACGGCGACACGGGCACCGATCTGATGGCATGGCTGCGCACGAACCTGGGCGAACCGGTGCCCGGCGTGGTGATCAGCGCCGACGGCCATCCGGAGACGGTGGCGCAGGTGCATGCGGCGGGATTGGATTACCTGGCCAAACCGGTGAAACCGGCGGCGCTGCGGGCGCTGTTGAGTCGGTATCTGCCGCTGTAGCGGTCAGCCGGGTTCGGTGGCGGCAGTGCGGACGCCATCGCCAGCAGGCTGGCTCCCACAAGGGATTGCAGGTGGCCGCAGGGTTCGCGCACACCACAAATCCTTGTGGGAGCTGGCTTGCCGGCGATGGCGGCGGCGAAGGCCTGCGGGCCTAGTCCGGCAACTCGACCAGGCCGTCCGCATCGGTCATGGCGCGTTCCAGCAGATCCGCCGGCAGGCTCTTGCTGGCCCGGGCGCCGAGCAGCTTGAGCTGTTCGCTGCGGCTGACCAGGTTGCCCCGGCCTTCGGTCAGTTTGTTGCGCGCGGCGCTGTAGGCCTTGTCCAACTGCTGCAGGCGGTTGCCGACCTCGTCCAGGTCCTGGATGAACAGCACGAATTTGTCGTACAGCCACCCGGCGCGCTCGGCGATCTCCCGGGCGTTCTGGCTCTGGCGCTCCTGCTTCCACAGGCTGTCGATCACCCGCAGGGTCGCCAGCAGCGTGGTCGGGCTGACGATCACGATGTTGCGGTCGAAGGCCTCCTGGAACAGGGTCGGCTCGGCTTGCAACGCGGCTGAGAACGCTGCTTCGATCGGCACGAACAGCAAGACGAAATCGAGGCTGTGCAGGCCTTCCAGACGCTTGTAGTCCTTACCGGCCAGACCTTTGACATGGCTGCGCAGCGACAGCACGTGCTGTTTCATGGCGGCCTGCCGCAAGCCCTCGTCGTCGGCGGCGACGGACTGTTGGTAGGCGGTCAGGCTGACCTTGGAATCGACCACCACCTGCTTGTCGCCCGGCAGGTAGATGATCACGTCCGGCTGGAACCGTTCGCCGTCCGGCCCCTTGAGGTTGACCTGGGTCTGGTACTCGCGGCCCTTCTCAAGCCCGGCGTGCTCCAGCACCCGCTCCAGGATCAGCTCGCCCCAGTTGCCCTGGGTTTTCTGCCCCTTGAGCGCGCGGGTCAGGTTGGTGGCCTCGTCGCTCAGGCGCAGGTTCAGTTGCTGCAGCCGCTCCAGCTCCTTGGCCAGCGAGAAACGCTCGCGCGCCTCGGCCTGATAGCTTTCCTCGACGCGCTTCTCAAAGGACTGGATGCGCTCCTTCAACGGATCGAGCAACTGGCCCAGGCGCTGCTGACTGGTTTCGGCGAAGCGCTGCTCGCGCTCATCGAAGATCTTGCCCGCCAGTTCGGCGAACTGCGCCCGCAGCTCGTCGCGGGAACCCTGCAGGTCATTGAGGCGTTGCTGATGGCTGTCCTGCTGCTCGCGCAGCTCGGCGCTCAGCGAGGCGGCCTGGGCGTCCAGGCGGCGCAGCTCGGCGTCCTTGCCGGCGCGTTCGAGGTTCCAGGCATGGGCGGCGTCCCGGGCGTCGTCGCGGTCGATCTGCAGCAGTTCGACCTCCCGGCGCAGCGCAGCCAAGTCCACCTGCTTGGCGGTGTTGGCCTGGCCGAGGTCGGCGATTTCGTCACGGCAGGCATCGAGCTGCGCGTTGAGGCCGTCCTGGGCCATCTGCGCCATCGCCAACCGCTCCTCGAGCAGCGCGAAATCCGCCTGGCCGACGCTGGCCCGGCGCTGCAGCCGCCAGGCCAGCGCCAGCAGCGGCAGGCCTGCGCCCGCAAGGCCCAGCAGCAGGCTGGTCAAGTCCATCGCCATCGTCATTCCCGCCGATCAGATAAAGCCTGAAGGTTAACCAAGGCGTCCGGTCTTGGACAGCTCAGTCTTCGATCAGACCAAGCTCCTGCTGCGCACGACGATCCCCGGCGCGGGCGGCCTGGCGCAGCAGATCCTGACCGATGCGGCGGTCCCGGGCGTTGCCGCACTCGCGGCACATCAGTTGGCCGAGCCGGCTCTGCGCGGCCACCACCCCTTCGCGCGCCGGCTGCTTGAGCAGGTGGCCCGCCAGGTGCTTGGCGTTGCGGCTGTCGCTCAGGCGCGGGCTGTCCAGCAGCCATTCAGCCACACGGACGGAAAATCGCTTGGGAGCGGTGACATGGGGAGATGAGGAAGGAACGGCGTCTGATACTGAGCGAAACTTCATAAAGCACTGTGGGACGAATCGGAAGGCGCGCCACTCTACTCTTTTTTTCACACAGGTAAAGCCGAAAAAATCCCGGCACGCCCGTGCTAGAGCAAGCGCTAGGGACAATCCACAGAAGCTGTGGATAACTCAGTGGACAACCGCCCTCCAACCCCCGCAAAGCCTTGTGGAACGGGGCCCGCAGTCAAACTGACGATTTTTTCACCAGCAAAAAAAAGCGATGTTTTTCATTGACTTAAACTTTCGACGC from Pseudomonas ekonensis encodes the following:
- a CDS encoding hybrid sensor histidine kinase/response regulator — encoded protein: MSLSTGLIAIVALAYMAIMFAIAFYGDRRSAPLPPRMRAWVYSLSLAVYCTSWTFFGAVGQAAEQLWSFLPIYLGPILLLLGAPWVLQKMVMISKQENITSIADFIAARYGKSQSLAVVVALICLVGVLPYIALQLKGIVLGVNLLIGAGADAMGTRAQDTALIVSLVLALFTIVFGTRNLDATEHHRGMVLAIAFESLVKLFAFLAVGAFVTFGLYDGFDDLFNQAMLAPRLEEYWKETINWPSMVVQTGVAMMAIICLPRQFHVTVVENIDPQDLRLAKWVFPAYLALAALFVVPIALAGQMMLPNSVIPDSFVISLPLAEAHPALALLAFIGGASAATGMVIVASVALSTMVSNDMLLPWLLRRNNAERPFEVFRQWMLSVRRVSIVAILLLAYVSYRLLGSTASLATIGQIAFAAVTQLAPAMLGALYWKQANRRGVFAGLAAGTFLWFYTLILPIAARSLGWSLDSFPGLAWLASNPLNLPITPLTQGVVLSLAGNFTLFAWVSVLSRTRVSEHWQAGRFIGQEISARQSARSMLAVQIDDLLKLAARFVGEERARQSFIRFAYRQGKGFNPNQNADGEWIAHTERLLAGVLGASSTRAVVKAAIEGREMQLEDVVRIADEASEVLQFNRALLQGAIENITQGISVVDQSLKLVAWNRRYLELFNYPDGLISVGRPIADIIRYNAERGLCGPGEAEVHVARRLHWMRQGRAHTSERLFPNGRVIELIGNPMPGGGFVMSFTDITAFREAEQSLTKSNEWLEQRVSERTQELSQLNVALTEAKGNAEAANQSKTRFLAAVSHDLMQPLNAARLFSAALSHQDDGLSPEAQKLVQHLDSSLRSAEDLISDLLDISRLENGKINPDRKPFAVNELFDTLGAEFKALAQEQGLNFRVRGSRLRIDSDSKLLRRILQNFLTNAFRYAKGPVLLGVRRRAGEVCLEVWDRGPGIPLDKQQVIFEEFKRLDSHQTRAEKGLGLGLAIADGLCRVLGHTLRVRSWPGRGSVFSVSVPMARTQAAQPGTLPELNGKPLGGAQVLCIDNEDSILIGMNSLLTRWGCQVWTARNRDECAALLSEGIRPQLALVDYHLDHGDTGTDLMAWLRTNLGEPVPGVVISADGHPETVAQVHAAGLDYLAKPVKPAALRALLSRYLPL
- a CDS encoding sel1 repeat family protein, which translates into the protein MKFRSVSDAVPSSSPHVTAPKRFSVRVAEWLLDSPRLSDSRNAKHLAGHLLKQPAREGVVAAQSRLGQLMCRECGNARDRRIGQDLLRQAARAGDRRAQQELGLIED
- the rmuC gene encoding DNA recombination protein RmuC; translation: MLEERLAMAQMAQDGLNAQLDACRDEIADLGQANTAKQVDLAALRREVELLQIDRDDARDAAHAWNLERAGKDAELRRLDAQAASLSAELREQQDSHQQRLNDLQGSRDELRAQFAELAGKIFDEREQRFAETSQQRLGQLLDPLKERIQSFEKRVEESYQAEARERFSLAKELERLQQLNLRLSDEATNLTRALKGQKTQGNWGELILERVLEHAGLEKGREYQTQVNLKGPDGERFQPDVIIYLPGDKQVVVDSKVSLTAYQQSVAADDEGLRQAAMKQHVLSLRSHVKGLAGKDYKRLEGLHSLDFVLLFVPIEAAFSAALQAEPTLFQEAFDRNIVIVSPTTLLATLRVIDSLWKQERQSQNAREIAERAGWLYDKFVLFIQDLDEVGNRLQQLDKAYSAARNKLTEGRGNLVSRSEQLKLLGARASKSLPADLLERAMTDADGLVELPD
- a CDS encoding TetR/AcrR family transcriptional regulator, whose amino-acid sequence is MPIKESSRPGGRSARVQESIHCAVRALLQEQERSTVTVPQIAARAGVTPSTIYRRWGDLSALLADVALARLRPESDPLDTGSLRGDIRAWAEQYLDEMSSEPGRNVMRDVQASATPGFCIAIIADQLQTIVDRYPDDSPPSVDHLINLVVSPTVFRILFAAQPLEVEALHRLIDIALRRD